The DNA region CGGATTGAATGCGAACGCACCTTCTTCCTGGGACAGCCTTCGGCGCGACACCGGGAAGCGTTCCTACTCATGGCCCAGGCGCAGAAGATGGCTGTAAGCCTGATGAAACCCGGCGCCGGATGCCGGGATATTGACAATACAGTTCTGGACTTTATCCGCGACAAAGGATATAGTGATGCGCTGAAACACCGGGTAGGACACGGCAAGGGGCTCGAGGAACATGAGGCGCCCTGGATAGAAAGCGGGGACCCTACGGCGCTGGCGCCGGGTATGGTAGTTTCCGCCGAGCCGGGACTCTATATTGACGGCTTCGCCGGCTTCCGTCACTCCGATACGGTGTTGATCACCGAAACGGGCAATGAATTACTATCCAGCGTCACTAGGGAATTGGAAGAACTTATCTACTGAGCTGCAGAACCGGAGAGTGAATTTTAAAGGGGGCATATATGTACGATGTGATATTAAAAAACGGTTTTGTAATAAACGGTTCCGGTAACCCCGGCATTTTTACTGATGTGGCGGTACAGGACGGAAAGATCGCCATTGTAGGAAAACTGCCCCAGGGCGCGGAGGCCCGGGAGACCCTGGATGTCCGGGGGCTTACGGTGTGTCCGGGTCTTGTGGATCCCCATTTGCACGAGGAACTGCCTCTCCTGGACGGGACCTCCATGGAAACCTACATCCGCGAGGGTATCGCCACTGTGGTAAACGGGAACTGCGGCCATTCGATAACTCCGGGCAAACACGACAGCATCCTTCGCTATATGTACGAAAATGGCCTTCAAAACGAGACAGGCTATAAAAAACTGATCCATGCCCTCACCCCATGGAGCGATTTTTCAGGCTACTGCAAGGCCCTGAACGCAAAAAAACCTCCCCTTAACTCCTCTCTGCTTTTGGGGTATGGAACTATTCGCTGGACCGTCATGGGAGGTTCCAAGGACCGGCGCCCCACCGCCGAGGAGGAACGCCAAATTTTCGAAGTCATTGAGGAAGGGATGAAACAGGGCGCCGCGGGAATATCCACCGGGCTCGCGTATATTCCCTGCCGCTACGCTGATTACGAAGAACTCCGAAAGGTATGTGAGATTGTCGCCAAATACGACGGAGTGTACGCCTCCCACATCCGTTACGAAATCGGCCATCTCAACGCCGTCAGGGAATGTATTGACCTGGGCCGGGATACAGGGGTGCGGGTACAAATATCCCACCTGACTCCCACCAGCCTGGAAAGCTACCGGGCCATAGCCGAAGCCCGCAAAGAAGGCATAGAAATCGCCGTGGATACCATCCCAAAATCCAGCGGCCATTGTATGAAAAAAGATCGCTTCATCCGTTTTGTCTGCGCCACGGTCTCGGAAATGTTCAACATGACCGACGATGAATTCCGGAAGGCTGCGCAAACCCCGGAAGGAAGAAAACTTACCCTGTCCAGCGTACTCTTTAACGATCCTAATATCCGTTTAATCCGAACCTCCGTTCCGGAATACGAAAATCAAAGCATTGATGATCTGGCTAAAAAGGAAGGTCGGGATCCTGCGGAAATGCTCCTGGACATTATCTGTAATGATACGATCGACTGTCTTATCTGGACCGGCGGGCTTAACCGCAATGATTTTTCCGGCAAGCCCTACGATCCTGAAGTATGGGGGAATCCGGTAATTATGGCCGGCAGCGATCGTATCTTCGGAGACGCCGATGATCCCTATTCCTGGTACGAGCTTTTCAGGCCCGGCTCCATGCCTAATTTTATCAACAATATGACCGGCTGCGGAGTTTCCCTGGAGGAAGTAATCCGCCACGTAACATCCCTGCCGGCCCAGCAGTTCCGATTATCAGGCAGAGGGCTGCTCCTGCCGGGTTATGCCGCGGATATCTTCGTGATGAACAGAGAGGAATACCGTTTCCCGGACAACCAGGAAGTGGACTACAACAATCCCCTGGCCATGGCCAAGGGCGTATACCATGTGTTGATCAACGGAACGTTCGCCTTAAAAAACAAAAAATACTTGTCCTCTGGTTCCGGGATGACCCTCGGCCCCAATGGCAGGATTTTATAAATTTAGCCCAAAATCTAAGGAGGAAAAGTAATGGGACTAAACAAAAAATACGATGGGTATAAAGCCTGGGGATATCTGACCCCCGGGGATGACTACCAGGACTTCGGGATGATCGACACCAATGGTCTCTGGCCGGGAATGAAACCTTTTTATTTCCCACTGACCGCAGATCAAGAGAAACGGGTAGAAAAAATAGCGGCGGATAATATTATTATCTCCCTCCATGATCACCCCTGCCTCTTCCCAAAGGACATGAACCAGGTCTTCGCCTATAACCGGGAAGGCCGGGAAGCTTGCGCTTATGAAGCGCTTTCCCAGTCATATCTGGACGCGGTTTTCGATAACATGATGGACGGGACCTGTACCATCACATCCAAGGGCGGCTGGAAATGGTCGGACATCATTGCCGATATCGGGATCCGCCTTTGCGATCTTGCCCACCAGAAATTCCTTATCAAGGCCGAAAAAGTTGAGGATATTGAACGGGCTCACCGGGAGGGCAAACTCGCCTGGGTTGGCGCCATCGAAGGAGCGGCCCCCATTGAGAACGAACTGGATCGCATCGACATACTCTATGGCCTTGGAATCCGCCTCTTGGGGGTAACCTATTCGGAAGGAAACCAATTGGGCAGCGGAATCAAGGAAAAGAATGACGGTGGACTCACCATTTTTGGTGAAAAAGCAGTTGAACGGATGAACAAAGTCGGTATGGCCATTGACTGTTCCCATGTGGGCGTAAAAACCACCCTGGACACTATCCGGGTCAGCAAGAAACCTATTTTTATCACCCACTGCGGCGCCCGGGCGCTCTGGGATATTAACCGCCTGGCTCCGGATGATGTTATCAAAGCCTGCGCCGACAAGGGAGGCGTCATCGGCATTGAAGCGGCCCCTCACACCACCATTACCAAGAATAATAACGCGGAACATTGTGTGGAATCGGTAATGGAACATTTTGAATATGTGAAAAACCTGGTGGGCATTGATCATGTGACCTTTGGACCGGACACCCTTTATGGAGACCACGTGGGACTCCATGACGCCTTTGCCCAGCATCTTTCGATTAAACAGACATCCAGCGGGGTCCAGCATCCAAAAATGCCCTATGTCCGGGGATTTGAGAATCCCACCGAGGCCTCCAAGAATATCGTCCGCTATCTGGTGATGAAAAATTATTCCGATACGGACATTGCAAAAGCGGTCGGAGGAAATGTCCTCCGGGTATTAAAGGAAGTATGGGCGTAAACTTCGGTTACCCCCGCATTTCAACGAAAAAGTTATAATGAGGAGAACTTTATATGAGTACGAACAAGAAATTCACCCTGGGAATTCTACTGGGCATGGCCCTGATTCTCACCCTCGGTTCCTGCGGCGGAAGCGGAAAGGCTTCCGGCTCCTCAGGAAAAGTGCGGCTATCCGTGGGCATCACCGCGGATCCTGACACCTTAAATCCCATCGTTTCCCGCGATCGGGCAGGCAACTGGCTTGGCTGTATCCAGTACCCAACTCTTTTAAAGAGGGGTACTGACGCTTCCATGCAGCCCTATGGCGCCGACAGTTTTTCTATCAGCCCCGATGGGCTTGAGGTGACTTTTAACCTCAGAAAGGATCTTAAATGGTCCGATGGAACCCCCTTTACCTCAGCCGATGTGGCGTACACAAAGTACCTAGTCGGGGATCTCAGGCTCGCCAATTTTGCCAGCAGTTTTGATATAGTAACAGAAACGCTGACGCCGGATGATCATACCATCATCTTTAAGCTGAGTACCCCTTCCTACGTGTTTGTGGGAAGCATCGGCCCCTGGATGAAGATAATCCCCAAGCATGTGTGGGAAAAAATCAGCGATCCCGGAACCTATCTGAACGATACGAATGTAGTCGCCATGGGCCCGTTCCTTATGACAGAGGCCAAACGGGGCGAATACTATATCTACAAGGCGGTGGATAGCTGGTTCCAGGCGCCCGGCGCCGGAAAACCTGCGGTGGATGAACTTGTCTTCCGGGTTTATCCGGATATCAACGCCATGGTTATTGCCGTGCAAAGTGGCGAAATTGATTTTACCGCCAAAGAAATTCCCTTTGACTCCGCTGAGGCGCTCAAATCCCAGGGCTTTATTATCGAAAGCAACGAAAGCCTGGGGTATACCCACACCTCCTTTAACGCCTCCAGCGAATTCCTGAGGGATGTCAATCTGCGGAGGGCCCTGGCAGCGGCTATCGACAAAAAAACTATCATACAGTTTGCCATTAAAAATGAAGGAGAAGTAATGGACAGCATCATTTCTCCGGTTTTTGGAGATCTGCCCAGCAAATCCCCGGCGGCGAAATATCCCACCTATAATCCCAATACGGCAAAACAGATACTCGCCGACGCAGGCTATCGGGATACTGACGGCGACGGTATCCTGAATGCCCCCAGAGGCGGCAAGAATGTCTCTTTCAGTATGATGTACGACGGTAACGATATTGTGGTAAAGAACAGTTCCGATATTGTCTATCAGAATTACAAAGATATCGGCATAGATCTCAAACTTCTCCCAATGGAAAAAACCACCTATACTGAAAAGCTCAAGGTCAAGGATTTTGATTCCTGGCTTGGAAACTGGGGTATCATGGAAGTCCTGAACGGCGATATGAATGTGGTGTATGAATCAAACTCGGCAATGTATTACTATGGCATTCCATTTGCTGATATCGATGCATCCCTTTTGACTATAAAAGAAGCGGGAACCTATGATCAGATAGTGGTCGGCATCCATCAGTTTGAAGAAGCCATGGCAGCCGAATGTATCGCCATTCCTATCTTCGTGCAGCATTTTGCCTATCCCCACAACACAAAATATGTCGGATTTGAGGTTTACCCCTCGGATCTCGGCGGGATCATCGACCCCCAGGGCATGGCAAACGTACGACCGGCTAAATCAACAACCTCGCCCTAAAGGGACGAGGTATGTTGTTCTGATAAGGTATTTGTATTCGGGGTTTAATACCCTTTAAAACGCCCTAAAGGGCGGGGTATTAAACCCCTCAACACGAATAAAAATAAACCTTTTTAAAAAAATCCCGTCTCAGGACGGGATTTTTTTTGCCCCGATCAGGCTCTGTTCACCAGAAGGGCGTAGGCATCCTGGGTATTTTCCGCACCGAGTAGTGCATCCCGGAGGCCGGTGTTTTTCAGCCGGGCACTGAAGAAGGCTATGGTCTGTAAATAGTAGGCGTGCTGGTTATGGGCAGCGGCGATCATGAAGAGAAGCTTCACCGGCTCATCGTCCAAGGGCTGGAAGTCAACGATATCGATACGGCTGATCCCCACGGAAATTACCATGTCGGTCACCGAGGCGAGCCGCACATGGGGAATGGCGATACCCCGGCCCATGGCAGTGGTCATCAGCTCCTCCCGCTTGAGGATCTCCTGAACCAGTTCCTTGGGGTTCTTGACCTGGGGGGCCGTGGCAAGATTATTCGCCAGTGCAATAAGGGCTTCCCGCTTGGTAGAAAAATTGAGAAAAAGAACCCGGTCCGGGGAAATGAAGGTCTCCGCCGCTATGCCTTCCATAAGAGGGGTCATGGTATGGGTGGAAAGCCGATCATTCACCCATTTTTCGATCTCCGATTTCTTAAAACGCCAGACAGTCCCTATCTTTCCCGCCGGGATATCCCCCTTCTGGGCCCAGTCGTAAACGGTCCGCTCGGAAACCCGCAAGTACTTAGCCACCTCATCTATGGTAAGTATATCATCGTCAATCATCAGCACTCCTCGGGTTCATTAAAGGGAATTAAGTGCTAACACTTTACACTATATGTCAGGATATGTCAAGTCATTCTATTGGATTCATGGGGTGTGTGGACTTATTGGGGTAATGACCGGGGCGGGCAGGATATTCCCCTGCCCCCCTAACTTGTAGAGTCTGCCTCCGTCAGCCCCGCTTCGCAGGTCTGCTACGGCAGGGAATTCCAAAGACGGGGGTCAGGGGAATATCCCGCCCGTCCCTGCCGTTGTCACAGTAGCGACATCATAACCTATCAGGCGGACGATTGCAGCGCCCCTTCCAACGAAAGAGCATCCACCTTGGTAACCACCACCGAGACACGCCGAGTCCAAGTCCCCCCACCCTTTTGTGGGGCTATGGTGGCTATAATATCTGCAACTGAGATAAGGCAGGGGCGGGTGGGCGATTCCCCTGCTCCCGTCTCTGGAATTCCTCCCCGTAGCAGACCCGCAGGGGCTGACGGAGGGGAATTCTACAGGTTAGGGAGCAGGGGAATTGCCCACCCGCCCCGATCATTACCCCAATCCGCCGTCCATCATAGGCTACATCCCAATAGTCTCAGCCAGAACCCCCTGCTTCTTGAGGTTCTGTATATATAGAGCGTAGTTTTGGTCCTCCACGGCGATATGGGAAAGTATCCAGTCTTTGAGAAACCGGACAAAGGTGTTGGGGACAAATTTTTTTCCGTCCTCAAAATTTTGGGCATCCTCCAGGACCTGTTTGACAAAACTTTCATGCCATTTTTTATGGTTCCCTATATCAGGGTATTTGATATTTTCCAGGAGCTTTTCCTCTGCGGCAAAATGGTACTTTACATAGTCCACCGTGGCCTTTATGGTGGTCGTAAAATATGCCCGGGCAGCCTCATCACTTGCCAGGCAGCTCTTGTAAAGCTCATTGGTCAGTCTGATAAGCTCTTTATGCTGATCATCCATGAGCTGAATCCCTACCGAATAACGGTCTTCCCATTTAACTAGGTCTTCGCTTTCCATAACAGATCCTTTTCATTCGAAGTATACTACAAAAAATATAAAAAGAATAGTATTTTATCAAAGAATGGAATCACTGGGTAAAAAGGTGAAATTAGGAATCAAAAATGTGATTTTAAAGGTATTTTCCCTGGATGAAAGTGAATTTTGGATGTTTTTTAATTTTTCGTTCTTTATTTTTCAAAATTACTTGTATATTTTGCGAAAAACCGCGTATTATTGAGACCGGAGGCGGGTATGAAAAAACAGGCGCGATTGGTCTTGGAGGACGGGTCGGAATTTGCGGGGTGGTCCTTCGGGAAAGGGCGTTCCCAGGCGGGGGAAGTGGTCTTTACCACCGGCATGACCGGCTACCCCCAGTCATTGACGGACCCCAGCTTCCGGGGGCAGATACTGGTGGCCACCTATCCCCTGATGGGAAACTACGGGGTCCCGGTGAAGCCCAAAACTGCCGAGCCTTTTTACGACGAACTGGGCATACCCACCCATTTTGAATCCTCCATGGTCCAAGTCTCGGGCTTTGTGGTGGCCGAGGCCTGCGAGGAACCCAGCCATTTTGCTTCCGGCGCCTCCCTTTCGGTCTGGCTGGAAAAAAACAATGTGCCGGGCATTTACGGCATCGACACCCGCTCCCTCACCGAGCGGCTCCGGGAACACGGAGTCATGCAGGGGAAGATCCTGGTGGAAGGGACCCGGGACGTGACCATGGACTCCGGGATCATTGCCCACCCGGTAGCGGAAGTTTCCCCCCGGGAAATCAGGCGATACCGCCCAGCAGGAATCCCCCAAGGGGAAAAACTCCCCCGGATCGCCCTGGTAGACTGCGGGGCCAAGGCGAATATACTCCGCTGTTTCCTTGCCCGAAAAGTAGAACTTATCTGCCTGCCCTGGGACACAGATCTAAAAGACATCGAATACGACGGCCTCTTCCTCTCCAACGGACCCGGGGACCCCAAGGCGTGCAATAAAACTATCGCCACCCTCCGCCGGGCCTTTGACCAGAGCAAGCCCATCTTCGGCATCTGCCTGGGCAACCAGATCATGGCCCTAGCCGCCGGGGCCGACACCTACAAACTCCCCTACGGCCACCGGGGCCAGAACCAGCCCTGCATCGACACAGAAACTAACCGCTGTTACATCACCAGCCAGAACCACGGCTATGCGGTCCGTGGAGAAACCCTCCCCAAGGGCTGGGAACCCTGGTTCATCAACGCCAATGACAATACCATTGAAGGGATACGATCCACGGGACACCCCTTCTCAGCAGTACAGTTCCACCCCGAAGGCTGCCCTGGGCCCCGGGACACGGAGTACCTCATCGACCGCTTCCTGGAACAGGTGAAGGAAAGAATATGAACAAGTCAATAAAAGACACGATAAAAAAAGTCCTGGTCCTTGGTTCCGGGGGCTTGAAGATAGGCCAAGCCGGGGAGTTTGATTACTCCGGGTCCCAGGCCCTCAAGGCACTGCGGGAAGAGGGCATTAAAACTGTTCTTATCAACCCCAATATCGCTACCATCCAGACCAGCGAGGGCATGGCGGATTCCACCTACTTTCTGCCCGTAACTCCCGAGTATGTCAGGCAGGTGATCGAAAAGGAAAAGCCCAACGGCCTCCTCCTCTCCTTTGGGGGACAGACCGCCCTGAACTGCGGGGTTGAGCTGGACCGGGACGGGACCCTGTATAAGTACGGGGTCAAGGTGCTGGGCACGCCGGTTAAGGCTATCGAAGATACCGAGGACCGGGAGCTGTTCGTAAACCGGCTCAATGAGATCGGGGCGCTGACACCCCGCAGTATCGCTGCTACAAACACTGATGCTGCGGCAGCGGCGGCTGAAAAGATAGGCTACCCCGTGATGGTCCGTATCGCCTATGCCCTGGGAGGGGCCGGTTCGGGGATCTGCCGCAATGAAGGAGACAT from Treponema primitia ZAS-2 includes:
- the carA gene encoding glutamine-hydrolyzing carbamoyl-phosphate synthase small subunit → MKKQARLVLEDGSEFAGWSFGKGRSQAGEVVFTTGMTGYPQSLTDPSFRGQILVATYPLMGNYGVPVKPKTAEPFYDELGIPTHFESSMVQVSGFVVAEACEEPSHFASGASLSVWLEKNNVPGIYGIDTRSLTERLREHGVMQGKILVEGTRDVTMDSGIIAHPVAEVSPREIRRYRPAGIPQGEKLPRIALVDCGAKANILRCFLARKVELICLPWDTDLKDIEYDGLFLSNGPGDPKACNKTIATLRRAFDQSKPIFGICLGNQIMALAAGADTYKLPYGHRGQNQPCIDTETNRCYITSQNHGYAVRGETLPKGWEPWFINANDNTIEGIRSTGHPFSAVQFHPEGCPGPRDTEYLIDRFLEQVKERI
- a CDS encoding ABC transporter substrate-binding protein, producing the protein MSTNKKFTLGILLGMALILTLGSCGGSGKASGSSGKVRLSVGITADPDTLNPIVSRDRAGNWLGCIQYPTLLKRGTDASMQPYGADSFSISPDGLEVTFNLRKDLKWSDGTPFTSADVAYTKYLVGDLRLANFASSFDIVTETLTPDDHTIIFKLSTPSYVFVGSIGPWMKIIPKHVWEKISDPGTYLNDTNVVAMGPFLMTEAKRGEYYIYKAVDSWFQAPGAGKPAVDELVFRVYPDINAMVIAVQSGEIDFTAKEIPFDSAEALKSQGFIIESNESLGYTHTSFNASSEFLRDVNLRRALAAAIDKKTIIQFAIKNEGEVMDSIISPVFGDLPSKSPAAKYPTYNPNTAKQILADAGYRDTDGDGILNAPRGGKNVSFSMMYDGNDIVVKNSSDIVYQNYKDIGIDLKLLPMEKTTYTEKLKVKDFDSWLGNWGIMEVLNGDMNVVYESNSAMYYYGIPFADIDASLLTIKEAGTYDQIVVGIHQFEEAMAAECIAIPIFVQHFAYPHNTKYVGFEVYPSDLGGIIDPQGMANVRPAKSTTSP
- a CDS encoding PTS sugar transporter subunit IIA — its product is MIDDDILTIDEVAKYLRVSERTVYDWAQKGDIPAGKIGTVWRFKKSEIEKWVNDRLSTHTMTPLMEGIAAETFISPDRVLFLNFSTKREALIALANNLATAPQVKNPKELVQEILKREELMTTAMGRGIAIPHVRLASVTDMVISVGISRIDIVDFQPLDDEPVKLLFMIAAAHNQHAYYLQTIAFFSARLKNTGLRDALLGAENTQDAYALLVNRA
- a CDS encoding N-acyl-D-amino-acid deacylase family protein, which gives rise to MYDVILKNGFVINGSGNPGIFTDVAVQDGKIAIVGKLPQGAEARETLDVRGLTVCPGLVDPHLHEELPLLDGTSMETYIREGIATVVNGNCGHSITPGKHDSILRYMYENGLQNETGYKKLIHALTPWSDFSGYCKALNAKKPPLNSSLLLGYGTIRWTVMGGSKDRRPTAEEERQIFEVIEEGMKQGAAGISTGLAYIPCRYADYEELRKVCEIVAKYDGVYASHIRYEIGHLNAVRECIDLGRDTGVRVQISHLTPTSLESYRAIAEARKEGIEIAVDTIPKSSGHCMKKDRFIRFVCATVSEMFNMTDDEFRKAAQTPEGRKLTLSSVLFNDPNIRLIRTSVPEYENQSIDDLAKKEGRDPAEMLLDIICNDTIDCLIWTGGLNRNDFSGKPYDPEVWGNPVIMAGSDRIFGDADDPYSWYELFRPGSMPNFINNMTGCGVSLEEVIRHVTSLPAQQFRLSGRGLLLPGYAADIFVMNREEYRFPDNQEVDYNNPLAMAKGVYHVLINGTFALKNKKYLSSGSGMTLGPNGRIL
- a CDS encoding dipeptidase — protein: MGLNKKYDGYKAWGYLTPGDDYQDFGMIDTNGLWPGMKPFYFPLTADQEKRVEKIAADNIIISLHDHPCLFPKDMNQVFAYNREGREACAYEALSQSYLDAVFDNMMDGTCTITSKGGWKWSDIIADIGIRLCDLAHQKFLIKAEKVEDIERAHREGKLAWVGAIEGAAPIENELDRIDILYGLGIRLLGVTYSEGNQLGSGIKEKNDGGLTIFGEKAVERMNKVGMAIDCSHVGVKTTLDTIRVSKKPIFITHCGARALWDINRLAPDDVIKACADKGGVIGIEAAPHTTITKNNNAEHCVESVMEHFEYVKNLVGIDHVTFGPDTLYGDHVGLHDAFAQHLSIKQTSSGVQHPKMPYVRGFENPTEASKNIVRYLVMKNYSDTDIAKAVGGNVLRVLKEVWA
- a CDS encoding bacteriohemerythrin, with product MESEDLVKWEDRYSVGIQLMDDQHKELIRLTNELYKSCLASDEAARAYFTTTIKATVDYVKYHFAAEEKLLENIKYPDIGNHKKWHESFVKQVLEDAQNFEDGKKFVPNTFVRFLKDWILSHIAVEDQNYALYIQNLKKQGVLAETIGM